A stretch of the Nicotiana tabacum cultivar K326 chromosome 6, ASM71507v2, whole genome shotgun sequence genome encodes the following:
- the LOC142181662 gene encoding uncharacterized protein LOC142181662, with protein sequence MDLPRYSKAYVNGVQSFLDYAYTYGDPQGEEIQCPCTKCCNIRWTRRNVVYDHLICYGFVQGYTRWINHGEWDIPMNVHCDMDDNVYSYDDIDGLLNDQFRDVAHAGGVYEGPNEDSNKFYNLVDEASQELYLGCRGFSILSFTISLYLLKCLHEWSNASFTSLLKLLKEAMPELNIPISCNKAKSMVKDLSLDYENIDACPNDCMLFRNDHKDDEYCHLCGASRYVKYPKVDIDEVDSELEASKKGYRVPTKILRHFPLIPRLKRLFMCSKTADTLRWHDEERFKDGKIRHPADGQA encoded by the coding sequence ATGGATTTACCAAGGTATAGCAAAGCGTATGTCAATGGTGTTCAATCTTTCTTAGATTATGCTTACACTTATGGAGATCCTCAAGGCGAAGAAATTCAATGTCCATGTACAAAGTGTTGTAATATCCGATGGACTCGAAGGAATGTAGTGTATGATCATCTAATATGCTATGGATTTGTTCAAGGTTATACAAGATGGATTAATCATGGGGAATGGGATATTCCGATGAATGTTCACTGTGACATGGATGATAATGTTTACTCGTACGATGATATTGATGGGTTGTTGAATGATCAATTTAGAGATGTTGCACATGCTGGAGGAGTGTATGAAGGTCCAAATGAAGATTCCAATAAATTCTATAACTTAGTTGACGAGGCAAGCCAAGAACTATATCTTGGTTGTAGAGGATTCTCTATATTATCTTTCACAATCAGTCTGTATTTGTTGAAGTGTCTACATGAATGGAGCAATGCGTCTTTCACTTCTCTTTTAAAGTTATTAAAAGAGGCGATGCCTGAGTTGAACATTCCTATATCCTGCAATAAAGCCAAATCTATGGTAAAGGATCTCAGTCTTGATTATGAAAATATTGATGCATGTCCCAATGATTGCATGTTATTTAGGAATGACCATAAGGATGATGAATATTGTCATCTTTGTGGAGCTTCTCGATATGTTAAATATCCTAAAGTAGATATCGATGAAGTAGATAGCGAGTTGGAGGCTTCCAAAAAAGGTTATCGTGTTCCAACAAAAATTTTGAGACACTTCCCATTAATTCCTAGACTCAAAAGGCTATTTATGTGCTCAAAGACAGCAGATACATTGAGGTGGCATGACGAGGAGCGTTTTAAAGATGGAAAGATACGGCATCCTGCTGATGGGCAAGCATGA